One Castanea sativa cultivar Marrone di Chiusa Pesio chromosome 4, ASM4071231v1 DNA window includes the following coding sequences:
- the LOC142632472 gene encoding basic blue protein-like codes for MAPQGRGSAIFVSVLLLGMLLHCGNILAATYTVGDAGGWTFNVVGWPNGKTFRTGDVLVFNYNPAFHNVVGVGKNGYDTCTASSGQTFQSGSDQIKLVQGGNYFICSFPGHCAKNMKIAINAL; via the exons atgGCACCCCAGGGAAGAGGTAGCGCAATTTTTGTCTCAGTTCTGCTATTGGGTATGCTCCTTCACTGTGGTAACATTTTGGCAGCAACCTATACTGTTGGAGATGCTGGTGGATGGACCTTCAATGTTGTGGGTTGGCCTAATGGAAAGACCTTTAGAACTGGTGATGTACTCG TGTTCAACTACAACCCAGCATTCCACAATGTGGTTGGTGTAGGTAAAAATGGTTATGATACATGCACGGCATCATCAGGGCAAACATTTCAATCTGGAAGTGATCAGATCAAGCTTGTGCAAGGAGGAAACTATTTCATTTGCAGTTTTCCAGGGCATTGTgcaaaaaacatgaaaatagcTATCAACGCATTGTAA